GGAGCATTGACATCACCACCCAGATTGCCTGCACCCTGAAAGGCGAAGGGGCTGTTATTGGCCTGAGCAGCAGGCGCGGCCTTGCGGCGGCGCATGATCATTCCGATGACCGCCATGGCGACCATGGCCAGCAAGGCCATCATCAGAAAGTTGCCAAAGGCTTCACCAAAGCCCAGCGAGTGAGCCAGCCAGGCCAGGCCCAGACCGGCTGCCAGACCGCCAAGCATAGCACCCCAGGGCTTCTTGGGTGCTGCAGCAGGCGTTGCCGGCGTGCCAGCACGGTTTTGCTGAGCCGCATTTTGCTGCGGAGCCTGCTGAGTGTTCTGTGTGGGAGCACGAGAAGCTTCGCGTTGCGTGACATTGCCAGACTGTTTGCCAAACGAAGAGCCTCCGCCCATGCGTTTCGCGTCAGCCTCACCGTGTGCCACAACCAGCATTGCCACCAAGGCAATTGACCAAAGTTTTTTCATCTCATCTCCCTTCTTATAGAAAGTCGCTACAAATCTGCGCACAAGGCGCGCTTAACACTTGATCCCGACATGCAAGGCACAGATGCCACCTGTCATGTTGTGATAGTCCACATGGCCAAAGCCGCATTGCTGCATCAAGGCCTTGAGTTCCTTCTGGCCGGGGTGCATGCGGATGGATTCAGCCAAATAACGATAGCTTTCCGCATCACCGGCAATCATCTGCCCCATGGCCGGCAAAATCTTGAACGAATAAAAGTCATAGGCTTTCTCCAGGGGCTTGGCCACCTTGGAGAACTCCAGCACCAGCAGCTTGCCACCGGGGCGCAGAACGCGGTTCATTTCCTTCAGCGCTGCATCCTTGTGCGTCATATTGCGCAGGCCAAAGGCCACGCTGACCAAGTCGAAGTGGCCATCAGGGAAAGGCAGTTTTTCCGCATCACAGACCAAGGTGGGCAGCAGCACGCCCTTGTCGGTCAGGCGATCACGCCCCACACGCAGCATGGCTTCGTTGATATCGGTGTGAACCACTTGGCCCGATGCGCCGACCTTCTTGGAAAAAGCCAGAGCCAGATCGCCCGTGCCGCCTGCAATATCCAGCGCCTTGTCGCCTTCCTTGAGGTTGGCCACCATCAGGGTATAGGCCTTCCAGGCGCGATGCAGACCGCCGGACATGACGTCATTCATGACGTCGTACTTGGAGGCAACGGAGTCGAACACACCGCGTACACGCGATGCCTTCTCGCTTTCGTCAACAGTCTGGAATCCGAAGTGTGTGGAGCTCATAACAAAGAATGCTAAGCAAGCAGTGCTTGTGCGTACAGCGACAACCCCGTATGACTACAGGCTTTGAAGCACTATGGTTTTTAGAAGAAATTGGCTTTAAGCGCTTATCTCACCTGCGCTACAAGCTATCGGAAATATAGCACCAGCATCAATAACCCTGCGCTTGGCGCATGGCCTGTGTGGTGTCAGAGGGACGTTTGCATAGGCTTTCAGCCAGCAAACAAGCCCCCTCGAAGTCAAATCTCAATGCACGCTGCAGCCGTGACCACCAGCGCCCTTTTCGGGCATCAGCGTGTCGCGGTTCAGGCCTGCATCTTCAAGGCGCTGCAGATACTGCTTCCACAGTTCGTCTTGCTGGCTACCCAGCTGGTAGAGGTATTCCCAGGTGTAGAGACCGCTTTCGTGCCCGTCGCTGAAGAAAGGCTTGATCGCATAGTTGCCCACCGGCTCGATGGTGTTGATCCCCACATCGCGCTTACCGGTCTGCAGGACTTCCTGGCCCGGGCCATGCCCCTGTACCTCAGCCGATGGCGAGTACACGCGCATCAGCTCAAAGGGGATGCGAAAGGTTTTGCCATCCGTATAAGACACCTCCAGCACGCGCGACGCGCCATGCACGGTTAGTGCCTGAGGGGTGGGAGTGTTGGCTTGCAATCCGGCCATGGTTCTCTCCTGTTCAATGCATAAAAGGGCAGCCAGGAGCTGCCCTTTGTCTCTCTGTACTCAATCTCCAGAACGGAGATACGAACATCAGGCGGCCCAGAGGGTCAGCGCCTTTTGCAGTGCAGCGTCTACCACTGGCAGTTGCTGGGCCACCGCCGCTTCACGCGCTTCATCGCGCTCGCGCAAGGCGGGCGCCCAGACCGAGGCGGGAAAGTGGCTGTCCCAGTCATAGCGCGCAATCACATGCCAGTGCAGATGAGCCACCATATTACCCAGGGCCGCCAGGTTGATCTTGGTGGGCGAGAGCTGCTCGCGCAGCACGCGCTCCACCACGGCCACGGCGTCCATGCACAAGGCACGGTCTGCAGCGCTCAAGTCCGAAAACTCGGCAGCATGATCGGCCCAGACTACGCGATAGAAGGCAGGAAAGCCCTCTTCCGCCGCACGAATCACCCGCAGCTTGTCGCCACGCCAGATCAGTGCACCGCCGTCGGTGGTGCACAGAGGGCAGTTGTCTTGATGCGTCATATTTACCTCAGACCAGGACACGCTCGATGCCACCCGCGTTGGCACGCTTGACGTATTCGGGCATCCAGTTCTCACCCAGAATGTCACGCGCCATCTCAACCACGATGTAGTCGGCTTCCAGCAGGCCATTGTTCATGTCATTGCCGTAGCGCGACAGGCCTTGCAGGCAGCTTGGGCAGCTGGTCAGAATCTTGACGTTTTCCTTGGGCGCCAGAGCACCGCTCTCGCGCAGCTCGGCTTCGCTCTTGCGCAGCTCTTCCGTCTTACGGAAGCGAATCTGCGTAGAGATATCAGGACGCGTCACGCCCAGCGTGCCGGACTCACCACAGCAACGCTCGCTCTTGGTGACCTGGTCGCCCATCAAGGCCTTGACGGTCTTCATGGGGTCCTGCTGCTTCATGGGCGTATGGCAAGGGTCGTGGTAAAGGTACGTGCCCTTGTTCTGCAGCGTGATGCCCTTTTCGAGCAGATATTCGTGGATGTCGATGATGCGGCAGCCAGGGAAAATCTTGTCGAACTGGTAGCCCTGCAACTGGTCATAGCAGGTACCGCAGCTCACCACCACAGTCTTGATGTCCAGATAGTTGAGCGTGGTGGCCACACGGTGGAAGAGCACACGGTTGTCCGTGATCA
The sequence above is drawn from the Comamonas sp. 26 genome and encodes:
- a CDS encoding gamma-butyrobetaine hydroxylase-like domain-containing protein yields the protein MAGLQANTPTPQALTVHGASRVLEVSYTDGKTFRIPFELMRVYSPSAEVQGHGPGQEVLQTGKRDVGINTIEPVGNYAIKPFFSDGHESGLYTWEYLYQLGSQQDELWKQYLQRLEDAGLNRDTLMPEKGAGGHGCSVH
- the ubiE gene encoding bifunctional demethylmenaquinone methyltransferase/2-methoxy-6-polyprenyl-1,4-benzoquinol methylase UbiE, which gives rise to MSSTHFGFQTVDESEKASRVRGVFDSVASKYDVMNDVMSGGLHRAWKAYTLMVANLKEGDKALDIAGGTGDLALAFSKKVGASGQVVHTDINEAMLRVGRDRLTDKGVLLPTLVCDAEKLPFPDGHFDLVSVAFGLRNMTHKDAALKEMNRVLRPGGKLLVLEFSKVAKPLEKAYDFYSFKILPAMGQMIAGDAESYRYLAESIRMHPGQKELKALMQQCGFGHVDYHNMTGGICALHVGIKC
- a CDS encoding HIT family protein, which translates into the protein MTHQDNCPLCTTDGGALIWRGDKLRVIRAAEEGFPAFYRVVWADHAAEFSDLSAADRALCMDAVAVVERVLREQLSPTKINLAALGNMVAHLHWHVIARYDWDSHFPASVWAPALRERDEAREAAVAQQLPVVDAALQKALTLWAA